In Gracilinanus agilis isolate LMUSP501 unplaced genomic scaffold, AgileGrace unplaced_scaffold52583, whole genome shotgun sequence, the DNA window GGAACTGGTGTGAGCCAAGGGGTCGGGGTGGGAAAGAGCGAGAGTTCCTGTCGGGCCACGGCTAGGTGGGCTGGATTGAAACGAAGGGCTCTTGTCCAGAAGTCATGGCGACTCGCTGGATAGACAGCCTcggatgggaggtcttgggttcagattcgATCCGTAAAGTACTTCTTAAAAAAGTAATacgtaataaaaataataaaaagataaataaatagtgaaataaaagtcattttaaacataatctgggagggcagttaggtgacttggtggatagaaagccaggcacagagatgggaggtcttgggtttaaattagatctgtaaagtaaaataatataaaagggaataaataataaaataaatcatgagtaatcattaataaaataaaagtaatccaTGGGGTagagtaagggggcagctaggtgactcggtggatagagagccagagatgggaggtcttgagttcaaatttaatctgtaaagtaatttttaaaaaaaagtaataagtcATGAAAATGATaacattaataattaaataaaggcAAGTTTAAAAGTAATccaggggagcagctaggtgatatgGTGAAtaggagccaggcccagagatgggaggtcctagtttccaATTTGATCTGTAAAGTAATAATGGGGGGCAGGCTGCTGGGTGGCTCGTTGGATAGAgtcaggtggtcctgggttcaaatttgacctcagacacttcgtaggggtgtgaccctgagcaagtcacttaatgcctactgcctagcctttactattcttctgccttggaatgctCAATCATCCAGCTAAAATGGAGAATTGGATCTATCCTTAAAGTTAAAATGTTGagacctctctgtctgtctgtctgtctctctctctctccctccttccctccctcccttctgtgTCTGCCTGTCTAActgactaataaatgcttataaatctgctAATAAGTcagcaaattaatttttatttataccaATTCTACGGtggaaggtaaaaattaaaaaaaaaagaaaaaggaagaagccaTAGGGAAGGGGCCTTGAAAACTCTCATTTCCCTTAACCCTGTGGCATCCACATTGGCCTATGTAACCTACCAGGACATTCGGGCTATAGGAAACTTCAAGGACCAGACCGTGATTGCCGTCAAGGCCCCTCCTGAGACTCGTCTGGAAGTCCCGGACCTGCGGGAGGTGAGGGGTGACTGTCCTCTTCTGCTCCTAGAAATCCATCCTTTAGGAAGATTTAACCCCAGGAGAGCCATCAGCCAACATGGCTCCCAGGCTCCCTGGGTCACTGAGGTCCCAGTGGGTCCTCTCCAGGTCAGAGATTCAGATGGGTTTCATGGAGTCTGATAGAATCATAGGAATGTCAGTGAGGGAGCAGGCCTTAGAATGCCAGGCCGGAGGCCTTAGAAGAGTGGCTAGTGGGGAGCAGGGTCTTAAAACAGAGTTTTAAAACAAATGTCAACTGGATGGATCCTTAGAacccaaaatgtcagagctggtgGGGCTCTTAGAGcctagaatgtcagacctgggagcttagaacagagaatgtcagagctgggagagaccttagaacagagaatgtcagagctgggagggagcttagaNgtcagagctgggagagaccttagaacagagaatgtcagagctgggagggagcttagaacagggaatgtcagagctgggagagatcttagaacagagaatgtcagagctgggagagaacttagaacagggaatatctgGGGTGGAAGAACCcttaaaatacaaaatgtttaGCATTATTAGAAGGGTCTTTAGATATTTTCTACTTCGTTgtggtaaaatattttattattttttattttaataacaaatttctatataagttttctggttatataatccaaatttccaaattgtctccttctctccccactcccagagctggcaaacaattcagtCTGGATTATTCACgaattatcacacaaaacaatTAAGAGTGGgagacttagagacaggaaggcCTGGATTCATGAAATTCTGcatcaaacactttctagctatatgaccccccTTAGTGAGTTACTtactgctgcctgcctcagtttccttacctgtaaaaatgAGGCAATAAGCCCTTCTTTCCCCTCGCTCTTGTGAGAATGAAACAAGGTCATGTCTCTGAGGTCTGCTGCTAACCTGAAAGTGCCATAGAAATGTGAGCCCTTGTAAAAAAATGGCTTACCCAGCTGATGATGGAGGGTCTCCCGACTTTGAACCCAGGGTTCTTTTTGAGATGTCAGTGTGTGCCTGCTGGGCATTCTGTATATGTAAGGTGTGTGTCTGTGGCAGGGAGGGCAGGGACAAAGGCTCCCCTCCACAGCAATCCTGACGTCACACCTCTCCTCCTCTCGCTTCCCAGGAGAACCTGCAGATTTACCTGAAGAGCACCAATGGGCCCATCGAGGTGTACCTGTGCCCAGAGGAGAATCGGGAGGCAGGTGGCTCCTCCCAGGAGGCTCCCCCCTCCGGCCCCGGCCCTTTCCCTGGTCGGTCCAGCAGCCCCAGTAGTTCTTGCAGCCTGGATCTCATCGCATCCCCTGGTAGGTGGTTGGCCAGGGTTGGGGCCTGCTTCCTCTCAGTCTGGGCATAGAGGAGGACTCGAGTCCACCCCCCTCTCCCTGAGCTCCTGGCCCTTGAAGCTCTCCCTAAGGTTCTTTTAGCTCTTTCATTTTACTGCGATGGCGATCATTGAAGAAGACTTGGGTAGAATGTGGGAGGGAGGCCAAGCTGAGCAAGAGGAGATGTGGTCAAGCGAGAGTAAGACTGGGCTGGAAGGAAGATTTGAATACAGAGCagccttagaacccagaatgtcagagctggaaaagactttaggaCACAGAGCTCAGGGAGTCCTGAGAACAGAGCATGTTGGAGTCTCCAGTGTTTCCTCTTCATGTTATCATATAGAACACAGAGGCCTAGGGTAGGAGATTTGTCCAAGATCCTGCTGCTCTTTGGTGTCCGAACCAGTTCTTGGACCCTAGTCGAgagcgagagagacagagagagacagagacagagagagagagagagagacatgatggacggatggatggatggttggatagaTGGATatgatagattagatagatgatATGTAGATaggatggacagatagacagataaatggagacagacagatagagatagatagaaggatagatcaGGTAGAACACAGAGGCCTAGGATAAGAGATTTGTCCAAAATCCTGCAGCTCTTTGGTATCAGAGCCTGTTCTTGGACCCTGGtcaagagagaaatagagatgatagatatatggatggacggatagatagacaaacagatggatagacagataaagagataaatagatgatagatggatagatagatggatggatgcatgaATGGATAAATGGAGAGATTGATTAATAGATCAGATAGAACACAAGAGGCCTAAagtaagagatttgcccaagatccTGTAGCTCTTTGGTATCAGAGCCAGTTCTTGGACCctggttgagagagagagattatagatatatggatgggtggatagatagacagatagagatagatagagagatcaAATAGAACACAGAGACCTAGAGTAAGAGATTTTCCAAAGATCCTGCTGCAATTTGGTATCAGAGCCAGTTCTTGGATCCTGGTCCAGTGGTCCTTGGACCCAGCCTGCCTCTTCCGAGTGTATACAGATAACTTCTGTTTTCATTAAACAGGAGTACTAGGTGAGTGGCACACATGACAAGAATGATGATAACAGCAGGTATTTATCTAGCTTTCCACAATTTACAACAGGATTTCcatgtattttctcatttgaccttcacaacagtcctgagagaggtgctattattattcccattttaaagatgaggcctTTGAGGCTGATGGGATTACGTGTTTTTGCTCAGGGTCCCACCAACcatataggaagtatctgagcctggatttgaactcaggtctagcCTGACTTCAGGGTCACCGTCTATCCACTATGTCAGCACCATTTGCCTCTATTCTCTGTGTCCTTTCACAGAATAAGCCTTGTAGGAAT includes these proteins:
- the E2F2 gene encoding transcription factor E2F2, which translates into the protein GRGIFEDPAGPRKQQSLGQELKDLSDTERVLDQLIQSCTSDLKHLTEDEANQRLAYVTYQDIRAIGNFKDQTVIAVKAPPETRLEVPDLREENLQIYLKSTNGPIEVYLCPEENREAGGSSQEAPPSGPGPFPGRSSSPSSSCSLDLIASPGRWLARVGACFLSVWA